Sequence from the ANME-2 cluster archaeon genome:
GAATAGACCGGGTGTGGGTGGGGCGAGTGGAAGTTGAGATCACGGATGTAAACCATGAGTATCTCAGGCGGGATCCAGTCCTGTGCTGAATGACAGCGGTGATTGCAGATGATTCTATGTGGAAAGGCTCATAACAATATAATTTCACCCTTGTAAGTTTCAATCAAAAGATAGGATTATAATGTTTGAGTAACTAAAAAATGGTTATTATGTCAGAAGAAATAAGAAGAGAACTTGTGAAATTAGGCATAGAAGTTGGTGATTTAAAAAAAATGTCATGTTCTGGAGCGATAAAAGTGCCCTCAGAAGTAAAACTTAAGCGATATCATGCATTGTTAAATAGAGTATCAAAATGCCCAGAGGTAGACATTACGCCTGATGAACTTATTTCTTCACTTAAGCGAAAGGAATACTGATGTATATAACTCTGGACAGTAACGTGCTGGTGTATGCTTTTGTTCCGCCTATTCACAAAAATGAAGTGAAACGGAAAGAGTGGGAGAATCTGCACATCAATGCCAGGAAAATCTACGAAAATGTGATACGGGAAAAACATTGTTTGATTCTACCTTTTGCTGTTATAGTGGAAGTTGCCTCTGTTATTTCACTACTGACAGGAAAAGAGGAATATGGGAAAGATGCTGCACTGGAGATCGAGGATTGTGCCAAAATCGTTCTTTTCGATTCGGATATAAAGGAAAGAGCTCTTGATTATGCAATAAAAATCAAGGCTGGTGGTTTTGATAACCTCATAGCGATAACATCTATCCTTTATGGCACGACTTTGATTACGAATGATAAGCCCTTTTATAATAAATTGCTTCAGTTCACAGATGAATATCAATTTGATTTAAAACTTTTTAGGGATTTGAATCTTACTAATCTTAAATTATGATAAAACTGAACCAGCGTCTGAAATTTTGATGCCCATATCAGTGTCTAAAAAACACATCATAGAAACCACCATCCAATAAATTATATGACCTTTCGCCGGCCCTGGCATTTCTCAGAACGAAGCAGCGGGCACTCAAGGCTGGATTCATTGTTTTTGGACGAGGGCTTTGGTACACTGGACAGCGAAACCCTGGATGATGCCCCAAACGCACTGGAAAGCCTGCGGTTATCTGATATAACCTCCAGGTATGTATTAAGGGCTGTTGACCTGAAGGATACGGTAGTAATAGACCTGTGGAACGCAGGCGGACAACGCCCGGCCGAAATCCTTATCCGGCGGCGAGTCATTCGCGGGTCAGACTGTCGCTGGCCCTGGCACTTCAGAGCTGAGCAGCAGTCGGTCCAGGCTGGAATCATTTTTTTTGGCGAGGGCTTTGGCACACTGGACAGCGAGACCCTGGATGCCGCCTTAAACGCACTGGAAAGCCTGCGGTTATCTAGCAGGACCATTGGTGTGATCAGCCATATCGACCAGCTTACCCGGCGCATACCTGTGAGGATATATGTGAAAAGGACAGGGGTCGGGACATCAACTATACATGCGAAGGGGTAGGTTGGAAAAGACTATATGCAGGCGGCTGCCAGGTATCAGTGGGTTGCTTTATAGGAATTACTCTGTAATATTATGTGTTCTCTGTGGCTATCATTTTTACCTTCTGATTTGAAGTGGATACTATTTGCCCAGCATGCGATCTTATTAAGCATTAAGGGATATTCTTAAATCATTTAAAATATATTTTCATAAGAAGGAAGTGAAGAATATCTACGGAAAAGAAATTGAGGTGAAGATGGAAAAACTCCCCAAATATCTAAGAAGGGAAGTATTAGATTATATAGATTTTTTATCAATAAAGTATAAATGTAAACTGAGAAGCGAAAAGAAATTTGAGTTTGATTGGGAAGGAGGTTTACTAGAGGTACGGGAGAACTTTACTTCTGTTGAGTTACAACACAAATCTATGGGGTGGAGATGACATTTTTAGTTGATACAAATGTATTTCTGGAAATCCTTTTGAGCCAGGATAAAAAGGAACATTGTAAGATGTTTTTGAATAATAATATTGGAATTCTAAATATAACTGATTTTTCTTTTCACTCTATTGGTGTAATCCTGTTTAAATATGCCAAAGAAGATATTTTTCAGAAATTCATTGAGGATGTTATGCCAAATATTCAGCTCGCCTCATTACCAATAAAATTGTATATGGAAGTAATAAATGCAAAGAGAAATCTAAATTTGGATTTTGATGATGCTTATCAATATAGCACAGCCAAGTATTATGAATTGACAGTGGCTACAATGGATAAGGATTTTAAGAAGATTAAAGATGTGGACATTTTATTTTTATAAGATATTACCTACTAAAATATATCTCATTGAATAATCATTTTTTTCTACAATCATGCTACTGCCCGATCTCTAACTCCGTTGATGCCTGGGACTTGAGTATAAGCGAAATCCTGGGTTGTTTACTGGCGTGCCTTGAAGCATAAAAGAGAATGATAAACAACCAGGATATTGGAGGAAAAAAAGTATGTCCCACACCCTGCCCCTTACATCAAAGCCACAGAAAGCTGTGAGTGACAGTTCGACGACATACCATACCAGAGCCAGAAATCGCAAAAAATCAAACATAGGAGAACGGCGGCAGGAAAACCAACACAAAAACCCGCCGCCTTGCCGAAACACGGGATAATAACAAACACGTGAACATTGTACATCTTATATATTGTTTTTATATTATATATATGTTTTTATTTATCTAGTACTTTACTCTTATCTCTCGTGGAACCTGAACATATAAAGCAGGTATGCGGTTGGAGGGGGGCAGGGAATGATAGAACCTGCCACCTAGCGATATTGCAGGAACTATGAGCGGAACTCAGGGTTAAACTAAAATTTGGGCAATTGATGGAATTATTGGAACCTGTTAAGTCGTAGAAGGGCTATAAACCACTATTAATGGGTAATATGTTATTAATTTGCAGTGGACTTACATATAATAACCATTAAACAGGATTTAAAGCAACAAACCGTTTTATTTAAGTATACAAATACCCGGTACTGTTTGTATAGGGATAGTTTTTAGGCGCCAAGAGCGAGCTAAAATCCTCCTATATACATCTGATAATGGAATGTTAGAATTACGGGCTCTCGAATCTATTAAAGGAGTGTAAACATGGCGAAGAAGAAACGATATCGCGGACATTTCTGTAAGGTATGCAGGCAGATCCTGCCAAACGAGAAATTCTCTGGCAAAGAACACGCAGCTCATATCTGTAAGAAATGTGCCACGAAACAAAAGAAAGAAAAGAAAAAGCAGTCAGAGGAGATTGCTCTTTAATGCATATTGCTATGTGTATCAATTCCATTCCGGGGTCTGTGGCTTCGTAGATCGCTGGTGTATGCACGAGGTTGGGATGGTTGTATGAATGATGTGGTTTTGTGAGGTGGGACTTCATGTGAGAACACCCTTAAAGGTGGACTTACAGGTATGCATTAAGGGCTGTTGACCTGAAGGATATGGTAGTAATAGACCTGTGGAACGCAGGAGAGTAACGCCCGGTCGGGGACCCTTATCTAGCGGCGGGTCATTCCTGGTTAGCCTGGGGCTGGCCCTGGCACTTCTCAGAACGAAGCAGCGGGCGCTCAAGGCTGAGATTATTGTTTTTGGACGAGGGCTTTGGCACACTGGACAGCGAGACCCCGGATGCCGCCTTAAACCTGTATATCGGCGTTTTTAGTAACTATGTTTGAACCTCATTTCAACACTTGCAATAAAAATACTAAAACCCACATCCTGCAAGGCAATTTTGTTATAAATCCAAGTTGTTTTTTCTATTTGAAATAATTAATTATGTTACTTATGCAAAACTCCTTTATTGAGCCTGTGCCTATTGCACTCGGTTTCACAACACATAAATAATTATTTCAACTACAATAAAAATTTATGTTTAAATAGACACGATCTTGAACGGCTTAAACATCTTTTCAACATCCTTTGAAATATGAGTCCATCTATATATTTTTGAATCTTTTGATGTAAATTCCACTTCGTATATCTTAGATGCCTCTTCAATTAACTCTTCACAACTTATACCAATTTTATATTTTTCAATTTTCCATAAAATCGCAGCAATCAACTCATAAGAGATGAAATTGACGACCGAAAGATAGGCTTCTATTCTTCCTGGTAATTGATACTTGACAGGAGATAAACTGGCGTCACCTCTCAAAAACCTGAATGCTTTTTCAATATGATCTCTCTGGAAATATGTTCTAATGATATACTTTCCTGACATTGACACATCTGTACTAAAAAACAGAGATCTTCCATCAAGTCTCCTGGCAAATTCTTCCTCACTTTCAATAATTTGATAACCTCTTCTACTTCGTGCAGGTATTACGATTGGTTTCAAATTCTTCTTCAATTTGGCAATCTTTTGTTTGGACGTCTCAGATTCTAACTTATGCAAGAGTAAATCTCTTTGAACTCGTGAATGATTTCTCTTATCTGGGTCCAACATTACAACAATTTTACATTCATGTCCGTATAGATTTCCTACATCTTCTACACAGTAGACACCGTTTTTCTTAGACATACCAAAGATATTTTCTCGTTTTTCGATTTCAGAGTCATCATATCTTGCGGATGTTAGGTTAATTAGACCTGCATGACATAATTAATATATTTAATGGTTCCGATCGTGGGAATAATATAGGAATAACTTGAATCATCTGCGGCTTTTGTTGCAATGGGATCAACAGTAGAACGAACAATGTCATTGTTTCCAGTGTGCTGAATCTTCTCATAACTATCATAATCGAATAATTCTCTGGAAGTAACTTCAAACGGATTCAAATCACTTCCCTTGTATGCAATATTACAAATAGCCACCTCCCCGCTATGACCTGTACTTACATCCCATGCTGTTACCGTCACAGCACCTTTTGTGTAATCTATATTCGAACTCTGCACCGTAAGGGCATTCCCATCTCCTGATGTTACCCCTGTAACCTCAACTCCTTCAGATGTAGTAAATTTGATCTCGGCACCACATGTACCTAGATTTTCCACATCCCTGACCACCAATGATACGATCTTGGATCCATCCTCCAGTGTCTTAACATCTCCAAAATATAACTCAGGCGTTGCAGACACAGGCAGAGCTTACATTATCACAAGAAAAAGCACACAAAATGATATTGTTAATGTTTTCATATTTGCATCAGCAAAAAAAAAGGCATCCGTGAGGATGCCTTATGGTGCCGCCTCCTTTCCTACCAGGTATTTTGCCAAATAGAGTGCATCTGCAGAAGTTATCTTTCCATCACCTTGGGCAGGGGACATATCACTTACAAGCAATGAGGGCATGGGTTCTTTACCTACCATGTATTTTGCCAGATAGAGTGCATCTGCAGAATTCAGCTCTCCATCCCGGACAACATCGCCTCGCAAGAGTACAGTCAGTCCGATCACCGAAGTGTTTGTATTGTCTGCCCCGTCTGTTGCAGTAACAACCAGTTCATGGGTCAGGTTAATACCATCGGTAGCAGTTGTCGTTACTGTCCAGACATCTGTGCCAGCTATTCTCTCCATGACCTGGTCATCTGAACCTCCGATCGGTGAGAGATCAATAGTGACGTTCACCACACCAGATTCGCTATCGAGTACAGTTGCATTCAATACAGTGACATTCGTGCCAGGTACTCTGGGTCTGCCGTTGTCACTCAGGATCACATCCAAAGTGGCAATTGCAGCTGTTATCACCGGCGGTTCATTGTCAATTATACTGAATGTTCCATTGGTTACACTGTGTCCGATAATACCATAGCTGGTATAATCGATCAATTCCGAGGAACTGATGGCCAGTGGTGTTGAATCCTGGAATTCTCCTACGGCATGGAAGGTAACATGAGCAAAAACTACATCACCATTAAGCGATTCGTCTGCATCCCATGCTGCTATCGTCACTGAGCCGGCTGTGTTGTCGGCGTTCCAGTCCTGTATAACGAGAGCATTTCCATCTCCTGAGGTTACATTCGTTACATGAACTACTGATGGGTTGTATGTAACAGTGATGCTACCTGAACCCAGGTTACTCGCGTTGTTAACTATGACCAGTGCTGCTGTGAACTCGCCTGAAGCTGCCTCGACATTCTCAATTATTACAACAGGTGCAATTGTATCAAATGTCCCGGTGGCTACAGTGTGAGTTATCGGTTCAAGGGTGTCATAATTGATCAAATCCGCAGAGCTGATAGCCAGTGTTGCTGAACTCAGGTGATCTCCGACTGAGTGAAGAGTAACATGAGCAAAAACTACATCGCCATTATGCGGATTATTTGCATCCCATGCTGCTATCTCCAATGAGCCTGCTGTGTTGTCGACATTCCAGTCCTGCACAATAAGAGCATTTCCATCTCCTGAGGTTACATCAATTACCTGAATTACTGATGGGTCAAATGTAACATTGACATTACCTGAACCCAGGCCAGCCACATTATTAACCATTACTGATGTAAATGCATAGCCGTTTGGCGCTGCTATGGCATCTACAATTAGTATTATAGTAGTGTTCTCGGAGATGGCTGCTATGGTGAAATTATATTCACTACCCTCACCTGCATTACCGCTTGCATCAGTGCTGTAAACCATATAGTAGTAGGTTGTCTCTGCACTCAATCCAGTCAGTGAAATGCTGTGTGA
This genomic interval carries:
- a CDS encoding PIN domain-containing protein, producing MTFLVDTNVFLEILLSQDKKEHCKMFLNNNIGILNITDFSFHSIGVILFKYAKEDIFQKFIEDVMPNIQLASLPIKLYMEVINAKRNLNLDFDDAYQYSTAKYYELTVATMDKDFKKIKDVDILFL
- a CDS encoding DUF2281 domain-containing protein, whose translation is MEKLPKYLRREVLDYIDFLSIKYKCKLRSEKKFEFDWEGGLLEVRENFTSVELQHKSMGWR
- a CDS encoding PIN domain-containing protein, whose product is MYAFVPPIHKNEVKRKEWENLHINARKIYENVIREKHCLILPFAVIVEVASVISLLTGKEEYGKDAALEIEDCAKIVLFDSDIKERALDYAIKIKAGGFDNLIAITSILYGTTLITNDKPFYNKLLQFTDEYQFDLKLFRDLNLTNLKL